In one Modestobacter sp. L9-4 genomic region, the following are encoded:
- a CDS encoding SDR family oxidoreductase: MAGALVVGASSEIGAAVVGALRAAGHECLGWGRDAGRLAAAGCAGRVVDLRSPAEVDAALAELPDRLSVVVYAAGLFDWAPADTGDPDVWDELVTVNLAAAMRVTRGVLPALVAAAPSSLVLLGSAASHRAFAGNPAYVASKHGLAGFARSVFLDVRDRDVAVTLLSPGLVAAGAGSRAPGVRPDELLQPADVAEAVRWVVGTPAHVCPVEVHLQPQRTA; the protein is encoded by the coding sequence GTGGCCGGGGCCTTGGTGGTGGGTGCGAGCAGCGAGATCGGCGCGGCCGTGGTCGGGGCGCTGCGCGCGGCCGGCCACGAGTGCCTCGGCTGGGGCCGGGACGCCGGTCGGCTGGCGGCGGCGGGGTGCGCCGGCCGGGTGGTCGACCTGCGGTCCCCGGCGGAGGTGGACGCGGCGCTGGCCGAGCTGCCGGACCGGTTGTCGGTCGTCGTGTACGCGGCCGGCCTCTTCGACTGGGCCCCGGCCGACACCGGCGACCCCGACGTCTGGGACGAGCTGGTGACGGTGAACCTGGCGGCGGCCATGCGGGTGACGCGCGGGGTGCTCCCCGCCCTGGTCGCCGCGGCGCCCTCGTCGCTGGTCCTGCTCGGCTCGGCCGCGTCCCACCGGGCGTTCGCCGGCAACCCGGCCTACGTCGCCAGCAAGCACGGGCTGGCCGGGTTCGCCCGCTCGGTGTTCCTCGACGTCCGCGACCGGGACGTCGCCGTGACGCTGCTGTCCCCGGGCCTGGTGGCGGCCGGTGCCGGGTCGCGCGCGCCGGGGGTGCGACCCGACGAGCTGCTGCAGCCCGCCGACGTGGCCGAGGCGGTGCGCTGGGTCGTGGGCACGCCGGCGCACGTCTGCCCGGTGGAGGTGCACCTGCAACCGCAGCGGACGGCATAG
- a CDS encoding HipA family kinase gives MLAAVSATRYVTPLREGGSLPGLMEADDLGTYVVKWRAAGQGVKVLAAEVVCGELARRLSLPVPALVTVDVVPELAVGEPDYEVQELLRNSAGTNLGTDYLPGALDFEAGAARVTPELAGRVLWFDALIGNVDRSWRNPNMLFWHGRLYLIDHGAALTFHHHWPGAPAAVTRAYDAAQHALIECAPDVPAADAALGRLVTRPLLTDVLAQVPDAWLEGPSPDDGPEAVRERYVDQLLARLAARDAWLPGLVAAAAAGGAGRGSAPRGQNRPSWLGPPPPEGVTQR, from the coding sequence GTGCTCGCCGCCGTCTCCGCCACCCGCTACGTCACCCCGCTGCGCGAGGGTGGCTCGCTGCCCGGTCTCATGGAGGCCGACGACCTGGGCACGTACGTGGTCAAGTGGCGGGCCGCCGGCCAGGGCGTGAAGGTCCTCGCCGCCGAGGTGGTCTGCGGTGAGCTGGCCCGCCGGCTCTCCCTGCCGGTGCCCGCGCTGGTGACCGTGGACGTCGTCCCCGAGCTCGCGGTGGGGGAGCCGGACTACGAGGTGCAGGAGCTGCTGCGCAACTCCGCCGGGACGAACCTGGGCACGGACTACCTGCCCGGTGCGCTGGACTTCGAGGCCGGGGCGGCCCGGGTCACCCCCGAGCTGGCCGGGCGGGTGCTGTGGTTCGACGCGCTCATCGGCAACGTCGACCGCTCGTGGCGCAACCCGAACATGCTCTTCTGGCACGGCCGGCTGTACCTGATCGACCACGGCGCCGCGCTGACCTTCCACCACCACTGGCCCGGCGCCCCGGCAGCGGTGACCCGCGCCTACGACGCCGCGCAGCACGCGCTGATCGAGTGCGCACCCGACGTCCCCGCCGCCGACGCCGCGCTCGGCCGGCTGGTCACCCGGCCGCTGCTCACCGACGTGCTCGCCCAGGTGCCCGACGCCTGGCTGGAGGGCCCCAGCCCGGACGACGGCCCTGAGGCGGTGCGCGAGCGCTACGTCGACCAGCTGCTGGCCCGGCTCGCCGCCCGCGACGCCTGGCTGCCCGGACTGGTCGCCGCAGCGGCCGCCGGGGGTGCGGGCCGGGGGAGTGCCCCGCGGGGGCAGAACCGGCCGTCCTGGCTCGGCCCGCCGCCGCCGGAGGGCGTGACCCAGCGGTGA
- a CDS encoding DUF3037 domain-containing protein: MRETFEYAVLRVVPRVERGESLNAGVLVYCRQRDYLGSRVHLDVARLRALDPTADPVAITAALQASADVCSAAVGVGAAGREALGSRFRWLTAPRSTVVQPGPVHTGLTTDPDAEADRLLQLLVLPVTD; this comes from the coding sequence GTGAGGGAGACCTTCGAGTACGCCGTGCTGCGGGTCGTGCCCCGGGTGGAGCGCGGGGAGTCGCTGAACGCCGGCGTCCTCGTCTACTGCCGGCAGCGCGACTACCTCGGCTCGCGCGTGCACCTGGACGTCGCCCGGCTGCGGGCGCTGGACCCGACCGCCGACCCGGTCGCGATCACCGCCGCGCTGCAGGCCTCGGCCGACGTCTGCTCGGCCGCGGTGGGCGTGGGGGCCGCCGGCCGCGAGGCGCTGGGCTCGCGGTTCCGCTGGCTCACCGCGCCGCGCAGCACCGTCGTGCAGCCCGGACCGGTGCACACGGGCCTCACCACCGACCCCGACGCCGAGGCCGACCGCCTCCTGCAGCTGCTGGTCCTCCCCGTCACCGACTGA
- a CDS encoding VOC family protein, which produces MRPVQIVFDAEDPGRLAGFWAAALADRGYRVPGPPDGAADWPSWLAARGVPEDHWNDASAVESTDPAQPRLFFQRVPEPKTVKNRVHLDLQAGGGPSVPPAEQQGRIAAAVERLTALGATFVENRSGMGTSWAVLLDPEGNEFCT; this is translated from the coding sequence ATGAGACCCGTGCAGATCGTCTTCGACGCCGAGGACCCCGGGCGACTGGCCGGCTTCTGGGCCGCTGCCCTCGCCGACCGCGGCTACCGCGTGCCCGGCCCGCCGGACGGCGCCGCCGACTGGCCGAGCTGGCTGGCCGCCCGTGGCGTGCCGGAGGACCACTGGAACGACGCCTCCGCCGTGGAGAGCACCGACCCGGCCCAGCCGCGGCTGTTCTTCCAGCGGGTGCCCGAGCCCAAGACGGTGAAGAACCGCGTGCACCTGGACCTGCAGGCCGGTGGCGGGCCGTCGGTGCCCCCCGCGGAGCAGCAGGGGCGGATCGCCGCGGCCGTCGAGCGGCTCACCGCCCTGGGTGCGACCTTCGTCGAGAACCGGTCCGGCATGGGCACCTCGTGGGCGGTGCTGCTCGACCCCGAGGGCAACGAGTTCTGCACCTGA